The Polaribacter sp. HaHaR_3_91 genomic sequence ATTCCACTTAAGAATTCATTATAAGAGAAAGATAACACCTATCAACAAAAAAAAGAGGAGAATTATTTTTTACTAAAACGTCTAGATACTTTGTATAAAAAATAGACCAATGCAGCTAAAAAAACTATTTGAATTACTTGCCAAAAAAGAATACCTGCACTAAAATCATTTATTATTTCTTCCATAGTTTATGCTATTTTAATCAATATATTTAATAATTATCTCTTAGTTCCTCAAATATCATTTGCATTCTCTTTTTTACTTCACCGTTAGAATGCATGTAATGGTTATTCATATAACTAAAAACTAATACTTTACCCGATTTTGTAATTAAGTATCCGCTTAAATTATAATTATTTCCTAGAGTACCAGATTTTGCATGAATATACGGTTTTGGATTCCCAGAAAACCAATTTTTTAAAGTACCCGATTCTCCACCAACAGGAAAAAACTGAAACAACTTTTTAGATGGTATTTTTTTGTGCATTTTTGTTAAAACTTCTACAAAAGAAATGGGTGTAAATAAATTATACCTACTTAAACCAGAACCATCTACCCAGCGTGGTTTTTGTTTTAAATCTTGTAATTGATGTTTTAAAATAAAGTTTCTTGCTTTTGCAGAACTCAATGTATCTGAAAGTGTTGAAGACGCTAAAACTAAAATCTGTTCTGCTAAAAAATTATCGCTTACTTCCATCATTCTTTTAAATAATGAATCTTTAGGAATGCTATAGGCAATTGTAGCCGGTTTTAAAGCCGATTTATGCAATAAACTTACTTTGTTGGGTAAAATATCATTCCAGAGATTTAAGAGTAAAGAATCGTTTATAATCATAGGGATTTCGGTGTCTCTTCTCCTGTTTTTTCCAAAATAAAAAGAATTAGAAAGCTCTTTTCTCCCATAACTTCTATCTGTAATTTTTAATTTATCAGCAAAATAAGTTGGGATTAGTTTTATAGAATCTTCATTTTGTATTGCAACAACATTCCCATACATTGGAAAAGCACTTACTTCTGGACTAAAATAGCTATCAAAGTCTTCCCAAGCCCAACCTGGTCCGTATTTTTTATCAGAAATATTATTAGCAATTAAATGTACTTTTTTATATTTTTTTGCCAATTTTAAAGCGGTACTGTCTTTAAAAAATGGATGTAAAAAAGTAGGATCTCCTGTAGCTTGTATGGTAATTGTATCTTTATTTACAGCGTATTTAAAAGCCGGAATTGAATCTGGCAACATTTCTAAACCTGTAAAAAGTGTAAAAATTTTAGTATTGCTTGCAGGTGTAAAATACTTATCTGCATTATAATTATAAAGTACTTTATCTGCTGCTACATCATAAATATAAATTCCCGTAAATTGATTATCAAAAAAAGAAGTTGCTAATTTTTGATCGATATTTCTAGATAATTTAACCATTTTACAGCTTGTAAAATAGACAGTTACAAACAAAATTACAAGTACTCTTTTAAGCATTTAAATTATTTTTAATATATTTTTTTTCTAAACTACAAATATTTTGGTTTGTGAAGTTTATATATTGAATAAATATTTACCTTTGTAGTATATGAATACAATTCTTTTATTTATTAGTGGTCCAGAAATAATGGTTGTCATGTTAATTGTGGTGATGCTTTTTGGTGCAGATAAGATTCCTGAAATTGCCAGAGGATTAGGAAAAGGAATGCGTCAAGTAAAAGATGCAACCAACGATATTAAGAGAGAAATTAACGAAAGTTCTAAATTACCAAAAGCAGAAGCAGATTCTGCAAAAGAGGTATCTCAAGGCGCAAACCAGGAATTTAAAAATATTACAAAAGATATTAATAAAGGAATCAATTCTGTAAAACAAGATATTGAAGATTTAACTGGCCCGATAAAGCGTAATTTCTAAATTTATTTTTAGAACCGTTTATTCCTCTTAAAAAAAATTACCTTAACTATCTTTCCTTCGTAGCGGAAAACCATAATAAACACTTCAAAAATTACTTTTTAAATAGTTTATTGGTTTTTAAAAACAATGTTTTTTATCCCGCAGAGCGGAAACTATTTTACTCTAGTTATTGTTAAACCATCTCTTATTGGTAATAGTACCGTTTCTACTCTATCGTCTGTATTTAATAATTTATTGTATTCTAAAAGCACTTTTGTGTCTTTGTCTTTAGGATCTAATTTTTCTACTACTTTTCCACTCCAAAGTACATTATCAGATAAAATAATTCCACCCGAATTCATTTTATCAATAATTAAATGAAAATAGTTGATGTAATTAGATTTATCAGCATCAATAAAAACCATATCAAATTTCTGGTCAATAGTAGGAATAATCTCAATTGCATTCCCCACAAATTGTGCTATTTGATTTCTGAAACCAGATTTTTCAAAATATTTATTTTGAAGTGTTTCTAATTCTTCATTTTTATCTAATGTAAAAATTTTTCCTTCGGATGCTAATCCTTCCGCTAAACACAAAGCAGAATACCCAGTATACGTACCAATTTCTAAAATGTTTTTTGGCTGAATTAATTTAGCAATCATAGACAATACTCTTCCTTGAAAAGCACCGCTTAACATTCTAGGATTCAATACTTTTTGCCAAGTTTCTTTACTTAATTCTTTTAAAATGGTTGGCTCTTGTTGTGAATGTTCCACAACATAATTGTCTATATTTTCTGGTAAAAAATGCATCTTATAGCTGGTCGAGCGCAGTCGAGACCTTATTAAGTTTCTTTAAAAATCCTCTCGACTGCGCTCGAGAAGACAAAAAGCTAAAATACAAAAAAACGGAATCTATATTTCTATAAATCCCGTTTCAATCTAACAAAAAATCAAAAAATGTAGTTTTTTAAAAACTACCAAAATATCTTTATTCCTTTATTTTCTCTAACTCTCTTTTTAGAGCTTCCTTTTCTTCTTTACTTAAACAACGCTTTATGTCTTTACAACTTTTAGCTTGCCCTTTGTATAAATTTGTAAGTGTTTTATTTTGCTTTGTGTAAAGACAACATATTTTACAACTTAAAAAATGAATACTTAATTTCACTTTTTCACTTATAGTAGCAGCACCGTATTGGCTTTTATCACAAATAGTAGTTGCTTCGTCGCAGGTAATTTTTAAATTTTTAAACATGTCTTAATTATTAAACCAATTATCTTCCATACACTTTCTGAGCTGTGTTCTTGCTCTATGAATGATAACCCATAAATTGGACGCTGTAATATCTAACTCCTTACAAATTTCTTCAGTTTCAAACTCTTGTATGGTTTTCATTCTAAAAACCATTGCATATTTTTCTGGCAAAGCATCTATACAAGAATCTAACTGACTTTTTAATTCTTCGTTTTCAATGGTTTTTTCCGACTGATTGTCCCAACTCTGTGGCACTCTTTCTTCTAACCAATTACCTTCATTTTCTCCATCATCATAAAAATTCATTCTAACTTCAGCTTGTCCTTTTTTAGAATTTATTTTTCTGTAATAATCTATGATCTTTCTTTTTAAGATAGAAATTAACCACGTTCTTTCGGTAGATTTTCCTTGAAAATTTTTAGCTGATTTTAATCCTGCAAAAAAAGTATCTTGAACTAAATCTTTAGCCAAGTCACTATTATTTACACGCACAACAGCATAATTATACATATAATCTGCATAATTATCTATCCATTTGTCTGTGTTTAATACAACTTGCTCTTCTGTCATCTAATAAATAAAATTCAAATATAATGTTATTTTTTATTCTTTACTCTTTACAATTACCACTTCTTTTTTAACTATCAAATAATTAAGTACATACAAGTTCTTAGAAATTTAAATGAAAAACTACAAATAACAAGCAATAAAATTAACAAATAACCTTTTAATAAAATTTTATCTTCTTAAGATTAACCAAAGATTAACTTGTTTAATATTTAATGCTTTTCCTTACATTTACATACTATTATAAAAAATAAAAAGTATGTCAGCAGCAAAAAAAGAATATAAAAAAGTTACAGTAAAATCTTTGGTAGATATGAAGAAGAATGGAGAGAAAATTTCCATGTTAACTGCCTATGATTTTACAATGGCAAAAATTTTAGATGGAGCTGGAATTGATGTTCTTTTGGTTGGAGATTCTGCATCTAATGTTATGGCGGGTCATGAAACAACTTTACCTATTACGTTAGATCAAATGATTTATCATGCAAGTTCTGTAGTTAGAGCTATTACAAGATGTTTAGTGGTTGTAGATTTACCTTTTGGTAGTTACCAATCAGACCCAAAAGAAGCGTTACGTTCTGCTATTAGAATTATGAAAGAAAGCGGCGGACATTCTATAAAATTAGAAGGTGGTAAAGAAATTAAAGAATCTATTAAACGTATTTTAAATGCCGGAATTCCTGTAATGGGAC encodes the following:
- the panB gene encoding 3-methyl-2-oxobutanoate hydroxymethyltransferase yields the protein MSAAKKEYKKVTVKSLVDMKKNGEKISMLTAYDFTMAKILDGAGIDVLLVGDSASNVMAGHETTLPITLDQMIYHASSVVRAITRCLVVVDLPFGSYQSDPKEALRSAIRIMKESGGHSIKLEGGKEIKESIKRILNAGIPVMGHLGLTPQSIYKFGTYTVRAKEEEEAEQLMEDALMLERLGCFAVVLEKVPAKLAQEVAEAISIPVIGIGAGNGVDGQVLVTHDMLGMTHEFHPRFLRRYLDMHTEMTGAFKSYIDDVKSSDFPNDKEQY
- a CDS encoding D-alanyl-D-alanine carboxypeptidase/D-alanyl-D-alanine-endopeptidase — encoded protein: MLKRVLVILFVTVYFTSCKMVKLSRNIDQKLATSFFDNQFTGIYIYDVAADKVLYNYNADKYFTPASNTKIFTLFTGLEMLPDSIPAFKYAVNKDTITIQATGDPTFLHPFFKDSTALKLAKKYKKVHLIANNISDKKYGPGWAWEDFDSYFSPEVSAFPMYGNVVAIQNEDSIKLIPTYFADKLKITDRSYGRKELSNSFYFGKNRRRDTEIPMIINDSLLLNLWNDILPNKVSLLHKSALKPATIAYSIPKDSLFKRMMEVSDNFLAEQILVLASSTLSDTLSSAKARNFILKHQLQDLKQKPRWVDGSGLSRYNLFTPISFVEVLTKMHKKIPSKKLFQFFPVGGESGTLKNWFSGNPKPYIHAKSGTLGNNYNLSGYLITKSGKVLVFSYMNNHYMHSNGEVKKRMQMIFEELRDNY
- a CDS encoding sigma-70 family RNA polymerase sigma factor encodes the protein MTEEQVVLNTDKWIDNYADYMYNYAVVRVNNSDLAKDLVQDTFFAGLKSAKNFQGKSTERTWLISILKRKIIDYYRKINSKKGQAEVRMNFYDDGENEGNWLEERVPQSWDNQSEKTIENEELKSQLDSCIDALPEKYAMVFRMKTIQEFETEEICKELDITASNLWVIIHRARTQLRKCMEDNWFNN
- the tatA gene encoding twin-arginine translocase TatA/TatE family subunit, whose product is MNTILLFISGPEIMVVMLIVVMLFGADKIPEIARGLGKGMRQVKDATNDIKREINESSKLPKAEADSAKEVSQGANQEFKNITKDINKGINSVKQDIEDLTGPIKRNF
- a CDS encoding O-methyltransferase; translated protein: MHFLPENIDNYVVEHSQQEPTILKELSKETWQKVLNPRMLSGAFQGRVLSMIAKLIQPKNILEIGTYTGYSALCLAEGLASEGKIFTLDKNEELETLQNKYFEKSGFRNQIAQFVGNAIEIIPTIDQKFDMVFIDADKSNYINYFHLIIDKMNSGGIILSDNVLWSGKVVEKLDPKDKDTKVLLEYNKLLNTDDRVETVLLPIRDGLTITRVK